The genomic interval CCGATTTCTGGAGTGCACAGGCTCCCGATGGCACGGCCCATCTGCGCCTGCCGCTCAGTCTTCCCCGCGACCATCACACGAACCAGCCACAGGCTGAGCAGATGCTTCTGCTACCCGAGCGGTTGGAATTTTATGATTTCGAGCTGATGGAGCGCAAATATCTCGGCGCCCTCCAAGACCGTCCCTTGCGGGAGCTGGATTTCGTGGTTTTCGACACAGAGACCACCGGCCTTGATCCCTCTGATGGCGATGAGATCATTTCCATTGCGGGCGTACGCATCGTCAACGGGCGGATCATGCATGGCGAAATTTTTGACCAGTATGTTCATCCGGGCCGAAGCATTCCGCCCGCCTCAACCAAAATTCACCATATCACCAACGAGATGGTGGCCGATGCACCACCAATTCAAACCATACTGCCCCGCTTTCATTCCTTTGTCAGTGATGCCGTACTCGTGGCGCATAATGCCGCCTTTGACATGAAATTCCTGTCGCTGAAACAGAATGAAACCGGCATCCGCTTCACCAATCCGGTTCTGGATACCGTGCTGCTCGCCGCCCATCTCCAAGGCCAGACAAGCAGCCTGACGCTGGATGCGCTGGCCGAGCAATTCGGCATCGAGATCCCTGCCCAAATGCGCCATACGGCGCTGGGCGACTCGCTGGCAACGGCCGAGCTCCTGCTCCGCCTGATCGATCTGCTGGAAGCATCTGGCGTCAAAACCCTGCGCGATGCAGTGGCTGCGGAGAAAAAAGCCGAGGCTATCCGCCGCCAACAGGCCCGCTATTAACTCTGTTTGGCCCGATCGCACGAAACTCTATTGATCTGGAGCGCCGAATCTGAAAAGTTCGCCGCCGATCTTTCTTTTTCCTCACAGGATAATTGTATCACGATGACCGTCAGCATTGATCTGGGGACCATGAAACTGGGCCAGCCGGCCCAAATGGATCTGGAAGAACTGCTGGCCACCCGCCTTCTGGTGCAGGGCAACTCCGGATCGGGTAAATCCCATCTGTTGCGCCGCATTCTCGAGCAGAGCGCCAAATGGGTTCAGCAGATCATCATTGACCCGGAAGGGGATTTCGTCACGCTGGCCGAGAAATACGGTCATGCGGTGGTGGATGCTGTCGGCACCGAAGCCGACCTGACCATGATCGCCGCCCGCGTGCGCCAGCATCGCATCTCCGCTGTGCTCAATCTGGAAGGCCTTGATGCCGACCGCCAGATGCGCGCCGCCTCGGCCTTCCTCAATGGCCTGTTTGATATTGACCGGCAATATTGGTATCCAGCCATTGTCATCGTCGATGAAGCCCAGCTTTTTGCCCCCGCAGCCGGTGGCGAAGTCAGCGAAGAGGCCCGCCGGTCGTCTCTCGGCGCCATGACCAACCTCATGTGCCGTGGCCGAAAACGCGGCCTTGCCGGTATCATCGCCACGCAGCGTCTTGCCAAGCTGGCAAAGAACGTCGCCGCCGAAGCCTCCAACTTCCTGATGGGCCGAACCTTCCTTGATATCGACATGGCTCGCGCTGCCGATCTGCTCGGCCTTGAGCGCCGCCAGGCTGAGACCTTCCGCAATCTGGATCGCGGCCAGTTCGTCGCCTTGGGCCCTGCGCTTTACCGCCGCTCGGAAACGGTCACCATCGGCGCAGTGGAAACCTCGGCCCGATCCTCAAGCCCCAAGCTGATGCCACTGCCCGATGTGCCGCATGACAATATCGACGAACTCCTGTTCAAGCCCGGCTCAGATGAAGACCCAAGACCCGCCATGGCCCCTCCACCCCCGACCACGGCAGAGGTCATGCAGCAACTGGCCAATCTGAGGCTGGATCGGGAGTTTGGTGGCGAAACCGAGCCGCAACTTGATCTCGACCCTGGCCTCAGCGCCGAAGAGCGCGAAGCGATTTTGCATAAGATCCTTGCAGATCTTCTGGATGATCCGGATGCCGCCTATCAGCCGGTATCCGTGCTCTATCAGGATTTTCAGGTGCGCTGCCGCATCGAGAAGACCCTCAAGACAACACCAGATCTGCAGGAATTCCGCCAGCTTCTGGCTGTCGCCCGCGCTGGCGTTGACGCAAAGGAAGAAACACTCGACGAAGACCAGTGGAAACAGGCTGGTGTCATTGCCGACCAGTTGCCCGAAGACATGCGCGGGGTGTATCTGCTGCTCGCCAAGGCTGCCCTTGGCAAGAAGCCCTGCCCCACCAATCTGGAACTGGCTACCGCCTATGGCACCCGCTCGCCTTCTCGCGCACGCTTTCTGCTGACCTATATGGAAGAGCGCGGCTATCTGGTTTGCGCCAACGATCTGCGCGGCAACCGCATTGTCACGCTCAAGGATCTGGGCGTCCAGACCGAGCCGGGCAATCCGGACTGAGCCCCATGGCAAAATGGTGCAAGAGCCTTAACGCTAGAGGATCACACCCGCCGTTTTCAAACGTCCGATTTCAGTAGACACCACCTCGGCGAAAGCCAGGCCGATACCGCTCAAGGGACGATCCTTGGGCACGAATTGTGCGATATCCCATCGGATGGATGGCAGCAACGGACAATCAACGACCTTGTCCGGATCAAGCAGCAGGCAGGCAACAGGGTCAACAATGGCCAAGCCCACCCCCATCTCCACCAAACGCACGACCCCGTGCAAGGTGCGTGTTTCGGCAACAATCGCCCGCTCCACTTCGATGGACTGCATCATATAGTCAATTCGCGTGCGCAGCGGGCTGCCGGGTGCCAGATCCACGAAAGTTTCCCTTTTCAAATTCTGCAAGGACACTTCCGGCAGATGCTGCAGCTTGTGTCCCTTTGGCATCAGACAGCGCGCTTCACAGATCGCCAGCGATGTCACATCAGCCCCATAGGGGTCGGCATCCAGAGTGATTCCCAAAGCTAAATCACAGCTGCGCTCGGCCACCATGCGCATGATCTCGCTCATGCCCGTATCACGCAGCCTGACGCTCACATGTGGATGAGTCTTCTGAAACTCGGCAATGGCATCGATAAGGAATGTGTCACAGAAAATGGGCTGCGCGGCGATGACCAGATGCCCGCGCTGATTGTTGGCGATGGCACTGGCCTCTTCAGAAAGAGCACTGATACTTTCCAGCCCCCTCACCACCGTCTGATGAAACTGGAAAGCTTCCGGCGTAGGGATCAGCTTGTTCCGCTTGCGCAAAAACAGGGCAAATCCCACCCGTGTTTCGAGCGCCATCAACAACCGGCTGATCATCGGCTGGCTCAACCCCAGCTCGTCTGCAGCACTGCGCATGCCGCCCAAACGGATATAGGCATCAAACGCCTGCAATTCGCGGATTTTCATCATTTTGATCTGCCTCAGTATTACAAATATGCATACTGTCTTATTTTCTTGCAAAAAAGGGAATACTGTGAAAGAAGGTTTTTGTGGATTATCCAACACCTTCCAAAGGTCTTTTTCGGACCGCAGTCTAAGAGGTTCATTAAAACATGAGAAAAATTGTTTCCGCCCTCGCGATGGCGACCGCTCTTTTCACTGGCGCAGCTATGGCTGAAGACAGCTACCCGACCCAAGCTGTTACCCTCACCATTCCTTATGGCCCGGGTGGCGCATCCGACCTTGCCGGTCGTGCTCTTGCTGAAACCGCCAAAACCTATCTTGGCCAGCCGATCACCGTGGTCAACAAACCCGGCGCAGGCGGCATGAACGGTGCCCGTTCTGTTTCCGAAGCAGAGCCAGATGGCTACACCCTGCTGCTGGCTCGCGTAGGCATGGCGCTGACCCCAGCCGTCAACCCGCAGGCTTCTGTCGATTGGGATGCCTACACATTCCTTGGCGCGCTTGAAGCAACCCCGATGATTCTCGCTGTGAAGGGCGATTCCCCTTACAACAGCGTGGAAGAGCTTCTCAAAGCCGTCAAAGACAGCAAGGGTGCGATGACCTATGCCGCTTCCGGCGCAACGGCGATCGACGGATTCACCTCTCAGGCCCTGTTGTCTGATGCTGGCATGGACCCGCTGACCGCGGCCACTCTGGTGCCTTACAAAGGTGGCGGCGCACTGGCAACCGCTCTGCTCGGTGGCCATGTTGACTTCCTTGCCGTTTCTGCTGGGTCCCTCATCCCGCATATCGAAAGCGGCGACATGAAAGCCCTGATGGTCTTTGCTCCGGAACGCATGGCAAAACTGCCAGACACCCCAACTGCAGCGGAACTGGGCTATGAGCAGGCTGGTCAGGTCACCGGCTGGAGTGCTCTTTATGCGCCGAAGGGTCTGCCAGAAAACGTCATCGCCAAATGGGATGAAGTTCTTGGCAAAGTGGCTACCGATGAAACCTGGTTGAAGCTGGCTGGCCGTCGTGGCTCCATCTCCACCGTGGGCAAAATCGACATGACCAAATATGCCAAAGAACAGTATGACCTGTTCCATGGCCTTGCCAAGAAATTCGGCTACCTGCCGGAATAAGAAACGCTCTATCTGCTGAACAAGAAGAGTAAAAAACTCTATATCATCTGACAGCAAGCGTGGCCCTTTCCATTCGGGCCACGCCCTTTGTTGGGGACTTCCCGCCATGCACACTTCTTTTCTTCGTAGCCCATGGTTCTGCGGGCTGCTGATTGCGGCTTTCTTCGCCTTTGTCATTTTCGCGCTCATCCCGGTTTACGTACCGCGCCCAGCCTTCATTCCGGGCTTTGCGCCACCGCCGGACATGTGGCCCCGCACGGTATCCATCATCGGCTTTGCCCTTGGTCTGCTACTCTTCATTCTGGCTCTTCTCGGGCGCACCGTAGAGAGCGAAGCGCTTGAAACGGACCATGCTCCCAAAAGCGTGCTGATCACCCGCTTCATTGGCGCAATGGTCGTCTTTATCGCCTATATTCTGCTGCTGCCCTATGTCGGATTCCTGATTGCCTCCATGGCCCTGACCGGTGCCATGATCCTGCTGACCGGCGAAAAGAACTATCGCTATTGGGCCATAGGCCTGACGCTGCTAGGGCCGATTGTGCTTCAGCTGGTGTTCCACTCGGCGCTCGGCACACAATTCCCTGTTGGCATTCTGACCAAACAATTTGGCTTCTGATCGGAGACACTCATGGCACACGACATTCTCTATGCCTTGCAGGCTGTAGCGACCTGGCAGAATCTCCTGATCATGGCCGCAGGCATCTGGGGCGGCGTGATCATTGGCGCTATTCCCGGCATGACCGGCACAATGGCGGTTACTCTCGCCCTGCCCTTTACCTTCTATATGGAACCGGTTCCCTCCATCCTGCTGCTGGTCGCCCTCTACAAGGGTTCGACTTATGGCGGCTCGGTATCCGCGATCCTCATCAAGACCCCAGGCACCGCTTCAGCCGCCTGTACCGCCCTTGATGGCTATCCGCTGGCCCGTCAGGGCAAGGCAGGCAAAGCGCTCAATATGGCGCTCTATTCCTCGGTTATTGGTGATTTCATCTCCAACCTGTCACTGATCTTTCTGGCAGCCCCGCTGGCCATTCTGGCTCTGCGCGTCGGACCGCCTGAATATTTCATGCTGATGCTGTTTGCCCTGACTACCGTTGCGGGTGTTTCGGGCAATTCCCTACTGCTCGGCCTCATCTCGGCAACCTTCGGTCTGTTGCTCGCAACCGCAGGCGAAGACCTCTATGGCTCCTTCCGCTTTGCCTTCACCGACGACATGCAAGCTGGCTTGTCAGTCGCACCGGTCCTGATCGGCCTGTTTGCCCTGCCCGAGCTACTCAAACTCATCGTGTTCCGTGCAGCACACAAGAATGAAGCCGCAAAACTGGGCGACCAGAAAGTGAGCCGTAGCGAGTTTATGGCCTCACTCAAATCCATTTTGCGCGGCTCCGTCATCGGTGCCGTTCTGGGCGCAATCCCCGGCATCGGGCCGTCCGCTGCGGCTTTCTTCTCCTATGGCGAAGCGCAACGCACCTCCAAGAATGGCGACAATTTCGGCCAAGGCGAACTGGAAGGCATCGCCGCCTCCGAATCCGCCAACAATGGGGCTTGCGGCGCAACCATGATCCCGCTGCTTGCATTGGGCGTGCCCGGCGATGTCATCACCGGCGTCATGCTCGGCGCCTTCATGATCCAGGGTCTCACCCCCGGGCCGCTGCTGTTCCAGACCAACATCCACGAAGTCTATATGCTGTTCATCGGCATGCTCTTCTCGTCGGTTCTGTTGTTCTTTGCCGGTAAGGTCATCATGCGCGGCTTTTCCCATGTTGCCCGTATCCCACAGTCCCTGTTGGCACCGATGGTCCTGCTGCTCTGCCTGTTCGGCATCTACTCCATTGCCTCCAGCATGTTCGATGTCGCCATTCTGCTCATCATGGGTGTGACCGGCTTCATTATGTTCCTGCTGAACATTCCCGCAGCACCGTTCCTCATCGCCTTCATCATCGGGCCGATGATCGAGGAAAACCTGCGCCGCGCGCTGGCAATTTCCCGCGGAGATCCATCTGTTCTGGTCTCCTCTCCGATCACGATGATTTTCGCAGCACTGATTGTCCTCGTTGTCGGGCTCACTGTCCGACGTGAATTCCGTAAATCCAGAAATAGAAAGGCTTGAGACCAATGAGCCTCACCATCGAAGCCCCCTCGCTCCAGCATCCTGCCCTTGAACAGGTCAAGGCGCATCTGGGGGCTTTGATTGGATATGATTCCGTATCCAGTCGTTCAAACAGAGCGCTTATCGACTACGCAGCCGAAACTCTCGAAAAACTGGGCGCAGACGTAACAATTCTGCCCAATCAAGAAGGCACCAAAGCCAATCTGGTAGCGCGTTTCGGCCCTGCCAATACACCCGGCGTGGTTCTGTCCGGCCACACCGACGTGGTTCCAGCCGCGGAAGACAGCTGGGTGACCCCACCCTTTGCTGCAGATGAAAGAGATGGACGGATCTATGGACGGGGT from uncultured Cohaesibacter sp. carries:
- a CDS encoding ATP-binding protein codes for the protein MTVSIDLGTMKLGQPAQMDLEELLATRLLVQGNSGSGKSHLLRRILEQSAKWVQQIIIDPEGDFVTLAEKYGHAVVDAVGTEADLTMIAARVRQHRISAVLNLEGLDADRQMRAASAFLNGLFDIDRQYWYPAIVIVDEAQLFAPAAGGEVSEEARRSSLGAMTNLMCRGRKRGLAGIIATQRLAKLAKNVAAEASNFLMGRTFLDIDMARAADLLGLERRQAETFRNLDRGQFVALGPALYRRSETVTIGAVETSARSSSPKLMPLPDVPHDNIDELLFKPGSDEDPRPAMAPPPPTTAEVMQQLANLRLDREFGGETEPQLDLDPGLSAEEREAILHKILADLLDDPDAAYQPVSVLYQDFQVRCRIEKTLKTTPDLQEFRQLLAVARAGVDAKEETLDEDQWKQAGVIADQLPEDMRGVYLLLAKAALGKKPCPTNLELATAYGTRSPSRARFLLTYMEERGYLVCANDLRGNRIVTLKDLGVQTEPGNPD
- a CDS encoding tripartite tricarboxylate transporter permease, with product MAHDILYALQAVATWQNLLIMAAGIWGGVIIGAIPGMTGTMAVTLALPFTFYMEPVPSILLLVALYKGSTYGGSVSAILIKTPGTASAACTALDGYPLARQGKAGKALNMALYSSVIGDFISNLSLIFLAAPLAILALRVGPPEYFMLMLFALTTVAGVSGNSLLLGLISATFGLLLATAGEDLYGSFRFAFTDDMQAGLSVAPVLIGLFALPELLKLIVFRAAHKNEAAKLGDQKVSRSEFMASLKSILRGSVIGAVLGAIPGIGPSAAAFFSYGEAQRTSKNGDNFGQGELEGIAASESANNGACGATMIPLLALGVPGDVITGVMLGAFMIQGLTPGPLLFQTNIHEVYMLFIGMLFSSVLLFFAGKVIMRGFSHVARIPQSLLAPMVLLLCLFGIYSIASSMFDVAILLIMGVTGFIMFLLNIPAAPFLIAFIIGPMIEENLRRALAISRGDPSVLVSSPITMIFAALIVLVVGLTVRREFRKSRNRKA
- a CDS encoding tripartite tricarboxylate transporter substrate binding protein → MRKIVSALAMATALFTGAAMAEDSYPTQAVTLTIPYGPGGASDLAGRALAETAKTYLGQPITVVNKPGAGGMNGARSVSEAEPDGYTLLLARVGMALTPAVNPQASVDWDAYTFLGALEATPMILAVKGDSPYNSVEELLKAVKDSKGAMTYAASGATAIDGFTSQALLSDAGMDPLTAATLVPYKGGGALATALLGGHVDFLAVSAGSLIPHIESGDMKALMVFAPERMAKLPDTPTAAELGYEQAGQVTGWSALYAPKGLPENVIAKWDEVLGKVATDETWLKLAGRRGSISTVGKIDMTKYAKEQYDLFHGLAKKFGYLPE
- a CDS encoding tripartite tricarboxylate transporter TctB family protein, whose amino-acid sequence is MHTSFLRSPWFCGLLIAAFFAFVIFALIPVYVPRPAFIPGFAPPPDMWPRTVSIIGFALGLLLFILALLGRTVESEALETDHAPKSVLITRFIGAMVVFIAYILLLPYVGFLIASMALTGAMILLTGEKNYRYWAIGLTLLGPIVLQLVFHSALGTQFPVGILTKQFGF
- a CDS encoding LysR family transcriptional regulator, whose translation is MMKIRELQAFDAYIRLGGMRSAADELGLSQPMISRLLMALETRVGFALFLRKRNKLIPTPEAFQFHQTVVRGLESISALSEEASAIANNQRGHLVIAAQPIFCDTFLIDAIAEFQKTHPHVSVRLRDTGMSEIMRMVAERSCDLALGITLDADPYGADVTSLAICEARCLMPKGHKLQHLPEVSLQNLKRETFVDLAPGSPLRTRIDYMMQSIEVERAIVAETRTLHGVVRLVEMGVGLAIVDPVACLLLDPDKVVDCPLLPSIRWDIAQFVPKDRPLSGIGLAFAEVVSTEIGRLKTAGVIL